In Luteitalea sp. TBR-22, one genomic interval encodes:
- a CDS encoding BlaI/MecI/CopY family transcriptional regulator, producing the protein MAPPPTLARREREILDILYRRGRATAAEVMEELGSDRSYSTVRAQLRVLEQKGHVRHQVDGTRYVYLPAVPRHAARRSALRHMVETFFDGSREQVVAALLGDAASLSDEELDRIAQLVDKAREEGR; encoded by the coding sequence ATGGCACCGCCGCCGACGCTCGCCCGCCGCGAACGCGAGATTCTCGACATCCTGTACCGACGTGGCCGCGCTACCGCCGCCGAGGTGATGGAGGAGCTCGGCAGCGATCGCTCCTACTCCACCGTGCGAGCGCAACTGCGCGTGCTCGAGCAGAAGGGGCACGTCCGGCACCAGGTGGACGGCACGCGTTACGTGTACCTGCCGGCGGTGCCGCGCCATGCGGCGCGACGATCGGCACTCAGGCACATGGTGGAGACGTTCTTCGACGGATCGCGCGAGCAGGTGGTGGCGGCGCTGCTCGGCGACGCCGCGTCGCTGAGCGACGAGGAACTCGATCGCATCGCGCAGCTCGTGGACAAGGCGCGGGAGGAGGGCCGATGA
- a CDS encoding stimulus-sensing domain-containing protein: protein MDTPGSGRELRTHRTLRARLSRIGIRLLLFNVLAVVMPVAGILYLDVYEQELLHEQERAMVQEARLVAGALGGGATLDEAGARALLARTIPGDTRVRVYDRMGRLVADSARLAARVEPARTASYDAVVPTRDFWLYRLGAWLAGLRQRAGAWLRDIASPRPPAGASAGNGADGRLPEVDAALAGRYGAATRPTPGQRSLTLTVALPVLGAIGAEAPATRVGAVTVSQSTFRVLQALYAVRLHIFRIVVGTLGLSALLSALLTWTIVRPIRRLRRSALSLARGERAMSTTFPGTERRDEVGDLARALEELTRRLQSHVALLEAFAGDVAHEVRNPLASIRTAVDVLAQSTDPDERARFAQLLARDVERLDRLVVGMRDLARVDSAIEREAVRPVSVSGLVSEFVRHRAPAQALVLDVGPGDALVRAQPERVAQVVENLVDNAIAFSPAPGSVVIGVREDGGAVVLTVGDRGPGIPEEHRDRVFERFFSYRPGANTGRHEHAGLGLAIVKAIVDAYGGSITTRARDGGGGALFEVRLPRA from the coding sequence ATGGACACGCCCGGCTCTGGACGGGAGCTGCGGACGCACCGCACGCTGCGGGCACGGCTCTCGCGCATCGGCATCCGCCTGCTCCTGTTCAACGTACTGGCGGTGGTGATGCCGGTGGCCGGCATCCTCTACCTCGACGTCTACGAACAGGAGCTGCTGCACGAGCAGGAGCGCGCGATGGTGCAGGAGGCGCGCCTGGTCGCCGGTGCCCTCGGCGGTGGCGCCACACTCGACGAGGCCGGTGCGCGGGCCCTGCTGGCCCGCACGATCCCTGGCGATACCCGCGTGCGTGTGTACGACAGGATGGGCCGGCTGGTCGCCGACTCGGCGCGGCTGGCGGCGCGCGTCGAGCCGGCGCGGACCGCCTCCTACGACGCGGTGGTGCCGACCCGCGACTTCTGGCTGTACCGGCTGGGCGCCTGGCTGGCGGGGCTGCGGCAGCGCGCCGGAGCGTGGCTACGCGACATCGCGTCGCCGAGGCCTCCGGCGGGGGCGAGCGCTGGCAACGGCGCAGACGGACGCCTGCCCGAGGTCGACGCGGCGCTGGCCGGGCGCTACGGCGCGGCGACCCGACCGACGCCGGGCCAGCGCTCTCTCACGCTCACCGTGGCGCTGCCAGTGCTCGGGGCGATTGGCGCGGAGGCGCCCGCGACGCGCGTCGGGGCCGTCACGGTGTCGCAGTCCACCTTCCGCGTCCTGCAGGCGCTGTACGCCGTCCGCCTTCACATCTTCCGCATCGTCGTCGGCACGCTGGGACTGTCGGCGCTGCTCAGTGCGCTGCTCACATGGACGATCGTCCGCCCGATCAGGCGGCTGCGGCGATCGGCGCTGTCGCTGGCGCGCGGCGAGCGCGCGATGTCCACCACGTTCCCGGGGACCGAGCGGCGTGACGAGGTGGGCGACCTCGCGAGGGCACTCGAGGAACTGACGCGCCGGCTGCAGTCGCACGTGGCGCTGCTCGAGGCGTTCGCAGGCGACGTGGCGCACGAGGTGCGCAACCCGCTGGCGTCGATCAGGACGGCAGTCGACGTGCTCGCCCAGTCCACCGACCCCGACGAGCGGGCGAGGTTCGCGCAGTTGCTGGCGCGCGACGTCGAGCGACTGGACCGGCTCGTCGTCGGCATGCGGGACCTGGCGCGGGTGGACAGCGCGATCGAGCGCGAGGCGGTGAGGCCGGTCTCGGTGAGCGGCCTGGTGTCCGAGTTCGTGCGCCACCGGGCGCCGGCACAGGCACTGGTGCTCGACGTCGGGCCGGGCGACGCCCTGGTGCGCGCCCAGCCGGAGCGCGTCGCGCAGGTGGTGGAGAACCTCGTGGACAATGCGATCGCGTTCTCGCCGGCACCCGGATCGGTGGTGATCGGCGTACGCGAAGACGGCGGCGCGGTGGTCCTCACGGTGGGCGATCGCGGTCCGGGCATCCCCGAGGAACACCGCGACCGCGTGTTCGAGCGCTTCTTCAGCTATCGCCCGGGCGCCAACACCGGCCGACACGAACACGCCGGCCTCGGCCTCGCCATAGTGAAGGCCATCGTCGACGCCTACGGCGGCAGCATCACCACGCGCGCCCGTGACGGCGGCGGCGGCGCGCTGTTCGAGGTTCGCCTGCCGCGGGCGTGA